CCCAGTCGGAAGTATTCAAATTCCTGGAAATATTTTATAACAGGCAACGAATCCATCAGTCCTTGAACTATATTACGCCAGAGATGGCTGAGACCACGGCTGTCCTTTAATTAACCCGTCCGTTAAATCGGGGGTATCTCATGATGTCCCTGCCCGGTTTTCGCACAACCACGAAAGGTTCAAAGCTCATGGTGTAATAACTGCGCGCCTGAATGGCCAGTACCAGCCGGGGCCCGAACCAGGCCGGCTGCAGGTGATAATGGCAGTCGAGTTCGCGTTTGGAATTGTAGTGGCCGGTGGAGGAACTTCGGGATTTCCCGTCCCGGGAGACATGAGTGCTCTGTTCCTCACGGATGCTGTCAATGTACAAAAGGCAGGATTTGTCCGGCAGGAACGTCAGGGCGACCTCGCCGGTCTGTTCGACGTTTTTGACGTCTTTGTCAACGGCAAACGTCCCCCGCCATTCGCCAATGATGTTCTCGTAGGAGGATTCGGCGTCAAACAGGAATTGCGGAGCGACAAACCACCCAATCACGAGGGCGGCTGCCGCAATCGCGGCCGCCAGGATGAGGTTTGGACGAGGCATTATCCCCGGCTGTTTTTTTCGATCCGTGACAACAGCAGGGCGGTATGGGCCTTGAGGTTCATGTCAAACGCCCTGTTCTGTCCGGAGAATATCCCCAGGACGGCCCCGACCAGCGTGCCCACGGCGATCAGAAGGAAATCATACCCGACGTCCAGAAGCGCGGTGATGCCGCCGGCGATGATCATCCCGGAAAGCAGCCCGATAAAAAATTGCATGGCCACGATGGACCGGGACTGCTTGGTGAGCCGTTCGGCGTATTCCTGGATCACTTTCGGATCATAATCAACCATCGGGTCCTCCTTGTTTGGGTTAAAGGTCTAAATCCGCGATGCCCCTGCGCGGGAGACCGGCAAAGGCTCAAATCCTTAATGGTGGGTTTATCTTATCAGCAACCGGCCGATGAAGTCCACAGGGAAATAGCTTTTGTAAACTTTCCCCACCAGATATCCGTTGGGCAGGTATCCCCAGTCGCGGCTGTCCTTGCTGGAAGCGCTGTTGTCGCCCAGAACATAATAGTGCCCCGGGGGAACTTTCAGCGCTGTTCCCGGGGTCCCGTAAGGGCCGGCGTTGGCGTAACGGATGGCGGCCATCCCCTTCATGTCCAGAGGCGCGTTGTTGACAATCACTTTGCCGTTCCGGATTTCGACCGTCTGGTGTTCTTTGGCGATGAATCGCTTTACGAACAGCCGGTCGATATCCTGAGGAGCATTGAATACAATGACGTCCCCCGGTTTCGGGTTCCAGAGCCGGTAGACGCTCTTGTCAATCAGGCAGACCTCTCCTTTTCTGAACGTCGGTTCCATGGAGGAGGAGTTGATCCGGAAAATCTGGATGATGTCGTTGGTCTGGTTTTTGAGGTAATGGAACGGGTTGAAGATGAGCGCCAGCACGGTCCCGGCGATCATCAACGCCTGTTGCCTGGCGTTGGGCTGAGGACGCAGGTGGTGTTTCGCGTTCAGGGCGCGGGCGCTGAAGAACGCGTCCTGCGCCGCGAAAAGTTCATAAAGCAGGAAGACCAACGGGGCAAGGAACAGGTATTTATTGGATTCCCCGGAAGGGTTGGCGACGATGGTAATGAATCCTCCCAGAAAAGCCGTTGTGGCGCATAGGAGGGCTGTCCCCTTTCCCTTTTGTTTGAGGTAAATCTGCCCCGCTCCGGGGAGGAAAAACGACAAGAGCATCGCCAGCGTCGGATAGCGCGGCGTCAATTTTTCATAAATGGCGGAGATGTTGGACGGGTGCGGATTGTTGGGCATGTTTTGTAACGGGTTTATTTGAATTTATTTTTAATGTGATTTTCTAAAATTCCGACGAATTCCTCTCTAATCCGTTCCCCCTTCAGCGTCCTGAACTCTTTGCCGTCCACATACACCGGCGCGACGGGTTGTTCGCTGGCTCCGGGGAGAGAGATGCCGATGTCGGCGTGGCGGCTTTCGCCGGGGCCGTTCACGACACAGCCCATGACCGCGATCTTCAGCCGCTCCACGCCCGGATACTGCTTTTTCCAAACGGGCATCATGCGTTCGATGTGCTGGTTGATGTCCTGGGCGAGGATCTGGAAATAATTGCTCGACGTGCGGCCGCAGCCGGGACAGCTGGTCACGCTGGGCTTGAAATACCGCAGGCCCATGGATTGCAGGAGATATTTGCACACCTCCACCTCGCGGGAACGTTTCACGCCCGGCTGGGGTGTCAGGGAAACGCGGATGGTGTCTCCGATCCCCTGCTGAAGGAGGATAGACAGCGCGGCGGAACTGGAGGAAATCCCCTGCGTGTCGCCGCCGGCTTCGGTCAATCCCAGATGCAGGGCGTAATTGCATTTTGGGGCCAGGAGAGAATACACGGTGACCATGTCCTGCAGGATGGACATCTTCACGCTTAAAATGATTTTGTCCTTGCCCAATCCCTCCTTGCCGGCCAGCTCGGCGCTGCGCAGGGCGCTTTCCATCATGGCCGCGTAGGTCACGAGTTTGGCGTCCTTGGGCTTTTTGAGTCTGGCGTTTTTGTCCATCATGCCCGTGAGCAGTTCCTGGTCCAGCGAGCCCCAGTTGACGCCGATGCGCACGGGCTTGTTGTGGTCCGCCGCGGCCTTCACGATCTCGGTAAAATTCTCGTCATGCTTTTCCCGGCGGCCGACATTGCCGGGGTTGATGCGGTATTTGTCCAGGGCCCTGGCGCAGGCCGGGTGCTTGCGCAGGAGCGTGTGGCCGTTGAAATGGAAATCGCCGATGATGGGGGTTTGAAAGCCTTTGTCGCGGAGGATCTTGACGGTTTCGGGAACGGCCTTGGCCGCGTTATCGTCATTGACGGTCCAGCGGACCAGTTCGGAGCCGGCCTCGATCAGTTCGATGGTCTGGGCCAGGGTTTTCTCGATATCCGCGGTGGGCGTGTCGGTCATGGACTGGATCACGACAGGGTGCTCGCCGCCGATCAGGACATTGCCGACTTTGACGGTGGGGGTCTTGCGCCGCTTGGCCAGTTCCATAGGTCAGGACCTCAAAAAGTGTTTTTTCCCCGAGGGAAACATGCTATACTGACTTCCGTAAATTTTTAATAATTATAGGGAATAAACAGGGGTATTGCAATCGGAAACTGCCCCTTCCCAACATAGCAGCTTGAGCCCATTTCAACCTACGAGGTTGAAGCAGGGGAATGATCCTATGGAAATCTTCTTAGCCAGGACACAGGGGTTTTGCGCGGGAGTGGCCAGCGCGGTGGACATTGTTGAGCTGGCCCTGGCGCGATACGGAGCCCCCCTTTACGTTTATCACGAGATCGTCCACAACACCTTTGTGGTCAATGATTTCCGCAAGCGCGGGGTTGTGTTCGTGGAGGATGTGGGCGAGGTGCCTGAGGGTGAGCGGATCATCTTCAGCGCGCACGGCATTCCTCCGGCGGTCATCCACAAAGCCCGCCAGCGCAGCCTCAAGTTCCTGGATGCCACCTGTCCCCTGGTGACCAAGGTGCACAACGAGGCGGTCAAATTTTCCAAACGCGAGAAAGAGATCGTCCTGATCGGCCATAAAGGCCACCAGGAGCTCACCGGGTCGGCCGGGTATGTCCGGCCTGACCTGCTTCATATCGTCGAGAATGAAAAGGACATCGATGAGCTGAACATTGATCCGGACAAGGAAGTGGCCTACCTGACCCAAACCACGCTTTCGGTGGACGAGACCAAAGGGTTGATCGAAAAACTCAAAGAAAAATTCCCGAAATTGGAGGCCCCTCCCCGCTCTGACATCTGTTACGCCACCCAGAACCGGCAGGATGCGGTCAAGGAGCTGGCTAAATTTTGCGACCTCATCATCATTTGCGGCTCTCCCAACAGTTCCAACAGCAACCGTCTGCGCGAGACCGGCGCCAATGAAGGCGTCGCCAGCTATATCATTGATTTCGCGGACGAGCTGGACATCAATCTGCTCAATGGCAAGACAAAGGTCGGGATCAGTTCCGGCGCTTCCGTGCCCCGGTGCATCGTGGACGAGCTCATTGAGCGTATCCAGAAGGAATACCCCGATACCAAAGTCCACAATTTCGAGAATCCGGAAAAGAACATTGTTTTTAAACTGCCGGATGTTAAGGTTTTGGCTTAGGAGTTATCAATGGCAAAATTGATCATCGACAATATTGAGCACGAAATCCCCGACAACACCCAGATCGCGGAAGTTTGCGAAAAGGCCGGGATCCCGTTCAGCTGCAATTCCGGTGTCTGCGGGACCTGCCAGATCGAAATCCTGGAAGGCGCGGACAATATCGGCGAGTTGAACCAGGAAGAGCTCGACCTCGGCATGGACCGCAATCACCGTTTGAGCTGTCAGTGCGTTTTAAAATCCGGTGTGGTGAAAGTCACTTATTAACCGGCGGTGCCCGCCCTCATTATGTTTCGATTGACATCATCCCCCATTGTCCCTGCCTCTCTCAAGTCTTCCTTCAGCCACCCGGAAGCCGGCGCCTTTGCCGGCTTTGAGGGCTGGGTGCGTAATTGCAATGAAGGACGGCCTGTCCTTAAGCTCGAGTATGAAGTCTTTGAGCCGCTCTGCCTGAAAGAAGCGGAGCGGATCCTGCAGGAGGCCCGGGAGAGATTTTCTGTCATCGAGGCCCAATGCGTTCACCGCACCGGTGTCCTGGAGATCGGAGATCTGGCGGTCTGGGTCGGTGTTTCAGCCTCGCACCGGGACGACGCGTTCAAGGCCTGCCGGTATATCATCGATGAGGTGAAAACCCGCCTGCCGATCTGGAAAAAAGAATTTTACACCGACGGAGATTCGGGATGGATCAATGTCCTCACGGGCGCCTCCCCTGCGCCGGCGGGCGATCTGCCGGAGGCCCGGTTTTATGAACGGCAAGTCCTCCTTCCAGAGGTCGGCGCCTCGGGACAGAAAAAACTCAAGGACGCCCGCGTGCTGGTCGTGGGCGCCGGCGGGCTGGGATGCCCCTGTCTCACCTCTCTCGCCCAGGCGGGCGTCGGCACCATCGGGATCTGCGAATTTGACACGCTGGAGGCCGGGAATCTTCACCGCCAGTCTCTTTACAATTATCAGGACATTGGAAAGCCGAAAGCCGGATTGGCCGAGTCCCGGCTCAGGGCCCTGAATCCTTTTATCAACGTCATTGTGCATCCCGTCCGCCTGGACAGCTCGAACGCTGAAAAGATCATCAAGGATTATGATGTGCTCGCGGACTGCACGGACAATTTTCCGGCGAAATTTTTGTTGAATGACGCGGCCCTGCTGTTGAGCAAGGTCCTGGTGCAGGCGGGCATTTATCAGTATGAAGGCCAGCTGCGCGTTTATGATCCCGTCAGGCCGCGCGGCTGTCTGCGCTGCCTGTGGCCGCGGATGCCGGAGCCGGGATGCGTGGGCAGCTGCGCGGAAACCGGGGTTTTGGGAACGGTTCCCAATCTTTTGGGCCATTGGCAGGCCATGGAAATCATCAAAGCTTTGCTGGGGTTTCCCGGCCTTTCGCAGGAAACGCTGATCGTGGATTTGACGGCCCCCGCGGTCTCCAGGCTTAAATCCCCGGCTGATCCCGATTGCCCGTTGTGCGGTCTCGCGCCGTCTATCAAAGATATCGACGAAAAGAATTATTCACCCCCCGGGGCTACGGGATTTTCCCTCCCGCTTTCGGCGATTGTCCTTCGAGAGATCAGCCGTTACCGCTTCGTGGATGTCCGCGAGCCGGACGAATGCCGGAACAATCCTGTTGTCAGCGTGGAGACGATCCGCTATCCTTTAAGTCAGGCCGGCCGGACGGCGTTTGGATTTGATTCCAAGTATCAATATGTGGTGTTTTGCGAGAAAGGTCCGCGCAGCGAGAAATTTGTTAAAGACGCCCGAGAACACGGTGTCAAAAATGTTTTTGCACTCAACGGAGGCGCCTCGGCGCTCAATCAACTGAAGACATGAATTTAGACCTTTCCAAAGAGATCGGCGTGGAAGTCCAGGCAGGCGCCCCGCTGTCCAAATACACGACGTTTCAGCTCGGCGGCCCCTGCCGGCAGCTCATCAACTGCCGGACGGCTGAACAGCTGGAGCATGCGGTCAAACGGCTGATCGCGCACAACATCCCTTTTCTCCTGATCGGCGGCGGGTCGAATCTGGTTGTCTCGGACGCCGGGATTGATTGCGCGGTGATCCGCTTCGTGAGCGACCAGCCCATCATCCAGCGCGACGGCACCGACGTGACCGTCACGGCCAGCACGCTTTTGGATCATCTCGCTTTGTATTGCGCCCAGCAGGGCCTGGCGGGGTTGAATTACACCTCGGGGATCCCGGGGACTGTCGGCGGCGCGATCGTCGGCAACGCGGGGGCGTTCGGAAAGCAGGTCGGGGATGTGCTCAAGTCGGTTGTTCTTCTTTCCCCATCCGGTGAATTGCGCGAGGTCGGGCCGGAGGCCCTGCATTTCCGTTACCGCCATTCGATTTTAAAGGAAACCGGCGACATTGTGGTCAAGGCGGCGTTTGCCATGACCCCGGCAAGCCGGGATCCTTTGTTGAAAGAACGAGATGAATATCTCGCGATTCGTCATGAGAAGCACCCGGATCTGCGCGCGTACCCGTGTGCCGGGAGTTTTTTCCGCAACATCGAGCCCACGTCCAAAGCCGGGCGGCGTCAGGCCGCCGGGTGGTTCCTGGAGCAGGCCGGAGGCAAAGAGCTCAGTTCCGGCGGGGCCGCGATTTTCAGCAAACACGCGAACATCATTGTCAAATCCGAAAATTGCACCGCGCAGGACGTTTACCGGCTGTCCCAGCGGATGAAGGAGATTGTCCAGAATGCGTTTGGCTTGACCCTGGAGCGTGAGGTGAGGTTTGTAGGCAAGATTTCGGGGACGGACGAGGACCAGGGGCGGTTGGTTTGGTGAGACATCGGCGGGTTGCTCATTTGATTTAGCGGGAGTTGGTTTTTAGCCGCCGATGGTCTTTGCGACCATACGGCTTCGGGCTGGAAAGCGTATCCGGGGTTTATTTTAAGAGATATTGTTCGTGGTGGTCCTTCCTGTCAGCCGCCTATTTGGAACATTTCGATTTTCTTCGATGTCGCTTTCAGCGACCGGAACAGCCAGCGGTTTTCGGAATACTTGTCCATCCTCCCCTGCCAGACCTTCTTCACGATCGCGTAGAGTTCGTCATCCGACGCCCCATCCCTGATCGGGCCGCGCAGATCCGTCCCTTCCCCGGCAAACAGGCAGGTGTAGATTTTTCCGTCTGTCGAAAGCCGCATGCGGGTGCAGGTCCCGCAGAACGGCTGGGTCACGGATGAGATGAATCCGATTTCCCCTGTGCCGTCTGTGAATTCATAACGCTCCGCCACTTCCCCGAAATAATTGCCCTCCACCGGCCTTAACGGAAAGCGTTCGTTGATGATCCTGTAGAGCTCCCGGCTGGGCACGACCTGGGTGTTCTGCCAGTGGTTGCAGGTGCC
This window of the Candidatus Omnitrophota bacterium genome carries:
- the lepB gene encoding signal peptidase I, with the translated sequence MPNNPHPSNISAIYEKLTPRYPTLAMLLSFFLPGAGQIYLKQKGKGTALLCATTAFLGGFITIVANPSGESNKYLFLAPLVFLLYELFAAQDAFFSARALNAKHHLRPQPNARQQALMIAGTVLALIFNPFHYLKNQTNDIIQIFRINSSSMEPTFRKGEVCLIDKSVYRLWNPKPGDVIVFNAPQDIDRLFVKRFIAKEHQTVEIRNGKVIVNNAPLDMKGMAAIRYANAGPYGTPGTALKVPPGHYYVLGDNSASSKDSRDWGYLPNGYLVGKVYKSYFPVDFIGRLLIR
- the ispG gene encoding flavodoxin-dependent (E)-4-hydroxy-3-methylbut-2-enyl-diphosphate synthase; amino-acid sequence: MELAKRRKTPTVKVGNVLIGGEHPVVIQSMTDTPTADIEKTLAQTIELIEAGSELVRWTVNDDNAAKAVPETVKILRDKGFQTPIIGDFHFNGHTLLRKHPACARALDKYRINPGNVGRREKHDENFTEIVKAAADHNKPVRIGVNWGSLDQELLTGMMDKNARLKKPKDAKLVTYAAMMESALRSAELAGKEGLGKDKIILSVKMSILQDMVTVYSLLAPKCNYALHLGLTEAGGDTQGISSSSAALSILLQQGIGDTIRVSLTPQPGVKRSREVEVCKYLLQSMGLRYFKPSVTSCPGCGRTSSNYFQILAQDINQHIERMMPVWKKQYPGVERLKIAVMGCVVNGPGESRHADIGISLPGASEQPVAPVYVDGKEFRTLKGERIREEFVGILENHIKNKFK
- the ispH gene encoding 4-hydroxy-3-methylbut-2-enyl diphosphate reductase; translated protein: MEIFLARTQGFCAGVASAVDIVELALARYGAPLYVYHEIVHNTFVVNDFRKRGVVFVEDVGEVPEGERIIFSAHGIPPAVIHKARQRSLKFLDATCPLVTKVHNEAVKFSKREKEIVLIGHKGHQELTGSAGYVRPDLLHIVENEKDIDELNIDPDKEVAYLTQTTLSVDETKGLIEKLKEKFPKLEAPPRSDICYATQNRQDAVKELAKFCDLIIICGSPNSSNSNRLRETGANEGVASYIIDFADELDINLLNGKTKVGISSGASVPRCIVDELIERIQKEYPDTKVHNFENPEKNIVFKLPDVKVLA
- a CDS encoding 2Fe-2S iron-sulfur cluster-binding protein, which codes for MAKLIIDNIEHEIPDNTQIAEVCEKAGIPFSCNSGVCGTCQIEILEGADNIGELNQEELDLGMDRNHRLSCQCVLKSGVVKVTY
- a CDS encoding ThiF family adenylyltransferase, which produces MFRLTSSPIVPASLKSSFSHPEAGAFAGFEGWVRNCNEGRPVLKLEYEVFEPLCLKEAERILQEARERFSVIEAQCVHRTGVLEIGDLAVWVGVSASHRDDAFKACRYIIDEVKTRLPIWKKEFYTDGDSGWINVLTGASPAPAGDLPEARFYERQVLLPEVGASGQKKLKDARVLVVGAGGLGCPCLTSLAQAGVGTIGICEFDTLEAGNLHRQSLYNYQDIGKPKAGLAESRLRALNPFINVIVHPVRLDSSNAEKIIKDYDVLADCTDNFPAKFLLNDAALLLSKVLVQAGIYQYEGQLRVYDPVRPRGCLRCLWPRMPEPGCVGSCAETGVLGTVPNLLGHWQAMEIIKALLGFPGLSQETLIVDLTAPAVSRLKSPADPDCPLCGLAPSIKDIDEKNYSPPGATGFSLPLSAIVLREISRYRFVDVREPDECRNNPVVSVETIRYPLSQAGRTAFGFDSKYQYVVFCEKGPRSEKFVKDAREHGVKNVFALNGGASALNQLKT
- the murB gene encoding UDP-N-acetylmuramate dehydrogenase; translation: MNLDLSKEIGVEVQAGAPLSKYTTFQLGGPCRQLINCRTAEQLEHAVKRLIAHNIPFLLIGGGSNLVVSDAGIDCAVIRFVSDQPIIQRDGTDVTVTASTLLDHLALYCAQQGLAGLNYTSGIPGTVGGAIVGNAGAFGKQVGDVLKSVVLLSPSGELREVGPEALHFRYRHSILKETGDIVVKAAFAMTPASRDPLLKERDEYLAIRHEKHPDLRAYPCAGSFFRNIEPTSKAGRRQAAGWFLEQAGGKELSSGGAAIFSKHANIIVKSENCTAQDVYRLSQRMKEIVQNAFGLTLEREVRFVGKISGTDEDQGRLVW